A genomic segment from Micromonospora echinaurantiaca encodes:
- a CDS encoding ABC transporter ATP-binding protein has protein sequence MDDDTAGSRVEIAGLVKRFGGGAEPISAVDGVTLDIAAGSVVALTGPSGSGKSTLLHLIGAIEQADEGTVTVDGVSVTGLRRAALARYRQRVGFVFQRYHLLPALTVLDNVIAPVLPRRGHGDHAARARELLDAVGLAGRERALPAQLSGGQQQRVAIARALMGGPGLLLADEPTGNLDSATGAQILDLLLGLRDQHGMTILLATHERAVAARCDRLVRLGDGRVVEDVDLTGGEDPATTYARASGLRL, from the coding sequence ATGGACGACGACACCGCCGGTAGCCGCGTCGAGATCGCGGGTCTGGTGAAACGGTTCGGCGGCGGCGCGGAGCCGATCAGCGCGGTCGACGGGGTCACGCTGGACATCGCCGCCGGCTCGGTGGTGGCCCTGACCGGGCCGAGCGGATCCGGCAAGTCGACGCTGCTGCACCTGATCGGGGCGATCGAGCAGGCCGACGAGGGCACCGTGACGGTCGACGGGGTGAGCGTGACCGGCCTGCGCCGGGCCGCGCTGGCCCGTTACCGCCAGCGGGTCGGCTTCGTCTTCCAGCGCTACCACCTGCTGCCCGCGCTCACCGTGCTGGACAACGTGATCGCTCCCGTGCTCCCGCGCCGCGGGCACGGCGACCACGCGGCCCGGGCGCGCGAACTGCTCGACGCCGTCGGCCTCGCCGGCCGGGAGCGAGCGCTGCCGGCGCAGCTCTCCGGCGGCCAGCAGCAACGGGTGGCGATCGCCCGGGCGCTGATGGGCGGGCCGGGGCTGCTGCTCGCCGACGAGCCCACCGGCAACCTGGACTCGGCCACCGGCGCCCAGATCCTCGACCTGCTGCTCGGCCTGCGCGACCAGCACGGGATGACGATCCTGCTGGCCACCCACGAGCGGGCGGTCGCCGCCCGCTGCGACCGGCTGGTCCGGCTCGGCGACGGTCGGGTGGTGGAGGACGTGGACCTCACCGGCGGCGAGGACCCGGCCACCACGTACGCCCGGGCCAGCGGCCTGCGGCTCTGA
- a CDS encoding FtsX-like permease family protein, whose protein sequence is MLSFVWRQLRGRAGRSVALLVGVLVATTGFVALTGATATSRLDVTGTVERNTRAAYDILVRPQGTRTPLEVERRLVRPNYLSGLFGGITTEQYEQVKAVAGVDVAAPIAMLGHSTAPVPMSFDVTDAVDRSLDRQVIRIEPTFVAERGLSTADAKPRYVYVTKHRLIYPRFDGELSERGTPYTDGRSYPWDIVCGPVPREVLPDGRSRPICDPQFGALQGNPATLSERELWSLDSVRLLPDGRFEAANGVLNPGTDPTTADRLVLTYQLTVPLLIAAIDPVAENRLVGLDAAVVSGRSVRADEPVTEQRGGTVVTRTAPALVTSRPFIDSIMRARFTRLPTARPATVPAVELERTLGRATGIPAGSAEVDAGAAYRDQLAKGIDGTACCRGQFQRVIQAGPVAYQELPDGTLRAGPVPPADPELYGTQFTHNFLPRPWLAEDNGFRSVRALARGEGGAATRYHQWQAVGIFDPEKLTGFSDLGAVPLETYEPPRAEGADDRSRAALGGRPLEPSGNPAGYLSAPPLVLTNLASVPKLLEGGNSPQRGAPISAIRVRVAGVDGYNEAAAERVRLIAEQINRATGLDVDITLGSSPAPQTVTLPAGEFGRPELRLTENWSALGVASTIVEAVDRKSAVLFLLVLVVCGLFLGNAVSAAVRDRRPELAVLACLGWPARRIAALILGEVALLGLVAGLLAIGLTGPLGAALGIDVDWRRALLAVPVALLLALVAGLTPALRAARAHPAAALRPPVATAGWVRRPRTLLSLALVNLVRTPGRTLLGAGALAIGVAALTVVAAVSYAFHGAIVGNLLGDTVALTVRGADALAAAATVLLGAAAVADVLYLNIRDRATELAALRATGWTDLELGRLIGYEGLLLGTLGALTGAALGMTGAAWLVGDLPGALILVAGLTAASGVLLTATAALAPATLLRRLPTARLLAEE, encoded by the coding sequence ATGCTCAGCTTCGTCTGGAGGCAGCTTCGCGGCCGTGCGGGGCGGTCGGTGGCCCTGCTGGTCGGGGTACTGGTGGCGACCACCGGGTTCGTCGCCCTGACCGGGGCCACCGCCACCTCGCGTTTGGATGTCACCGGGACCGTCGAGCGGAACACCCGGGCCGCCTACGACATCCTGGTCCGTCCGCAGGGGACGCGCACCCCACTGGAGGTCGAGCGGCGGCTGGTCCGCCCGAACTACCTCTCCGGCCTCTTCGGCGGCATCACCACGGAACAGTACGAGCAGGTCAAGGCGGTGGCCGGCGTCGACGTCGCCGCGCCCATCGCGATGCTGGGCCACTCCACCGCACCGGTGCCGATGTCGTTCGACGTCACCGACGCCGTCGACCGCAGCCTGGACCGCCAGGTGATCCGCATCGAACCCACCTTCGTCGCCGAACGTGGCCTCTCCACGGCCGACGCCAAGCCGCGCTACGTGTACGTGACGAAGCACCGCCTCATCTATCCCCGCTTCGACGGCGAGTTGTCCGAACGAGGGACGCCGTACACCGACGGCCGGTCGTACCCGTGGGACATCGTGTGCGGACCCGTGCCCCGGGAGGTGCTCCCCGACGGGCGGAGCCGGCCGATCTGCGACCCCCAGTTCGGTGCCCTCCAGGGCAACCCGGCCACCCTCTCCGAGCGGGAGCTGTGGAGCCTCGACTCGGTGCGGCTGCTGCCGGACGGCCGGTTCGAGGCAGCCAACGGTGTGCTCAACCCGGGCACCGATCCCACCACCGCCGACCGGCTGGTGCTCACCTACCAGCTGACCGTGCCGCTGCTGATCGCCGCCATCGACCCCGTGGCCGAGAACCGGCTGGTGGGACTGGACGCCGCGGTGGTCAGCGGACGGTCGGTCCGGGCCGACGAGCCGGTGACCGAGCAGCGCGGCGGCACCGTGGTCACCCGTACCGCACCGGCGCTCGTCACCAGCCGTCCCTTCATCGACAGCATCATGCGCGCCCGGTTCACCCGGCTGCCCACGGCCCGGCCGGCCACCGTGCCGGCCGTCGAGCTGGAGCGGACCCTGGGCCGGGCCACCGGAATCCCGGCCGGGTCCGCCGAGGTCGACGCGGGCGCCGCCTACCGCGACCAGCTGGCGAAGGGGATCGACGGCACCGCCTGCTGCCGCGGCCAGTTCCAACGGGTGATCCAGGCCGGGCCGGTGGCATACCAGGAGCTGCCCGACGGCACCCTGCGCGCCGGTCCGGTCCCGCCCGCCGACCCCGAGCTGTACGGCACCCAGTTCACCCACAACTTCCTGCCCCGGCCCTGGCTGGCCGAGGACAACGGTTTCCGGTCGGTCCGGGCCCTCGCCCGGGGTGAAGGTGGTGCGGCCACCCGCTACCACCAGTGGCAGGCCGTCGGGATCTTCGACCCGGAGAAGCTAACCGGCTTCAGCGACCTGGGCGCGGTCCCGCTGGAGACGTACGAGCCGCCGCGCGCCGAGGGGGCGGACGACCGCAGCCGCGCCGCACTGGGCGGCCGACCGCTGGAGCCGAGCGGCAACCCGGCCGGCTACCTCTCCGCGCCGCCGCTGGTGCTCACCAACCTCGCCAGCGTGCCGAAGCTGCTGGAGGGCGGCAACAGCCCGCAGCGCGGCGCGCCGATCAGCGCGATCCGGGTCCGGGTCGCCGGTGTGGACGGCTACAACGAGGCCGCCGCCGAGCGGGTCCGGCTGATCGCCGAGCAGATCAACCGGGCGACCGGCCTGGACGTCGACATCACCCTCGGCTCCTCCCCGGCCCCGCAGACCGTCACGCTGCCCGCGGGCGAGTTCGGGCGACCCGAGCTGCGGCTGACCGAGAACTGGTCGGCGCTCGGGGTGGCGTCCACCATCGTCGAGGCGGTCGACCGCAAGAGCGCCGTGCTCTTCCTGCTCGTGCTGGTGGTCTGCGGGCTCTTCCTCGGCAACGCGGTCTCCGCCGCCGTCCGAGACCGCCGCCCCGAGCTGGCCGTGCTGGCCTGCCTCGGCTGGCCGGCCCGGCGCATCGCCGCGCTGATCCTCGGCGAGGTCGCGCTGCTGGGCCTGGTGGCCGGGCTGCTCGCCATCGGGCTCACCGGGCCGCTCGGCGCCGCGCTCGGCATCGACGTCGACTGGCGGCGGGCGCTGCTCGCCGTACCGGTGGCCCTGCTGCTCGCGCTGGTCGCCGGCCTGACGCCGGCCCTGCGGGCCGCACGCGCCCACCCCGCCGCCGCCCTGCGCCCACCGGTCGCCACCGCCGGCTGGGTACGCCGACCCCGCACCCTGCTGAGCCTGGCCCTGGTCAACCTGGTGCGCACCCCCGGGCGCACCCTGCTCGGCGCCGGCGCCCTGGCCATCGGCGTGGCGGCACTCACCGTCGTGGCCGCCGTCAGCTACGCCTTTCACGGCGCGATCGTCGGCAACCTCCTCGGCGACACCGTCGCACTCACCGTGCGCGGCGCCGACGCCCTCGCCGCCGCCGCGACCGTGCTACTCGGCGCCGCCGCCGTCGCCGACGTGCTCTACCTCAACATCCGCGACCGGGCGACCGAACTGGCCGCCCTGCGCGCCACCGGCTGGACCGACCTCGAACTCGGCCGGCTCATCGGCTACGAAGGACTACTCCTCGGCACACTCGGCGCACTCACCGGCGCGGCACTCGGCATGACCGGCGCGGCCTGGCTCGTCGGCGACCTCCCCGGCGCACTGATCCTGGTCGCCGGGCTCACCGCGGCGAGCGGCGTACTGCTCACCGCCACCGCGGCGCTGGCACCCGCCACGCTGCTACGCCGCCTACCCACGGCACGACTACTGGCAGAGGAGTGA
- a CDS encoding PadR family transcriptional regulator, translated as MAIQHAVLALLAHGPSHGYQLKGAFEAAVGPQWGPLNIGHLYQILDRLSRDGLVVSAREPQPVKPDRVVYEITPDGRAELGRWLSEPSPRSGGFRDDFFLKVTAAARTGAPETVRSVLANQRGHLMRELRNLDGLRRGATDPVVGLLLSAASRHVEADLAFVDDAESALLADGGATLAALALDRPAATDRDEGVGPSRAAG; from the coding sequence ATGGCGATCCAGCACGCCGTCCTGGCCCTGCTCGCCCACGGCCCCAGCCACGGCTACCAGCTCAAGGGCGCGTTCGAGGCCGCCGTCGGCCCGCAGTGGGGGCCGCTGAACATCGGCCACCTCTACCAGATCCTGGACCGGCTCTCCCGGGACGGCCTGGTCGTCTCGGCGCGCGAGCCGCAGCCGGTCAAGCCCGACCGGGTGGTCTACGAGATCACCCCCGACGGCCGGGCCGAGCTGGGCCGCTGGCTGTCCGAACCGAGCCCGCGCAGCGGCGGCTTCCGGGACGACTTCTTCCTCAAGGTCACCGCCGCCGCCCGGACGGGCGCGCCGGAGACGGTGCGGTCCGTCCTGGCGAACCAGCGCGGGCACCTGATGCGGGAGCTGCGCAACCTCGACGGGCTGCGTCGGGGCGCCACCGACCCGGTGGTCGGGCTGCTGCTCTCGGCCGCCAGCCGGCACGTCGAGGCCGACCTGGCCTTCGTCGACGACGCCGAGTCGGCGCTGCTCGCCGACGGTGGCGCGACGCTCGCCGCGCTGGCACTCGACCGCCCGGCGGCCACGGACCGGGACGAGGGCGTGGGACCGAGCCGGGCGGCCGGCTGA
- a CDS encoding FtsX-like permease family protein has product MFRMVWGQLRGRAGRSVALLVGVLVATTGFVVLTGATTTSRLEVTGAVERETRSAYDILVRPTGARTALEAEHRLVRPNYLSGIYGGITLQQYERVRAVAGVEVAAPIAMLGHSTSRVPMSVDLTDAVDRSLDRQVIRIDRTYVAERGLSTAPGRPEYVYVTRYPLIYPVIEPDTMDSARYTDGRVHSWSDECGAVPREVQPDGSSRPVCDPRSAVVVGNPGWSEREIWRVLTARLLPDGRFEVTHRALGAAVGAVDPGPTTVSRLALEETLTVPFLIAAVDPDAEQRLVGLADAVVDGRPLNAADTLTDTSIPGFVPDRSVPALVPSRPFLDGAVRTRLTRLPTARPAGLPPTVLDGALRRAEGTPAGSAEIDLAESYRGMLAAGLGDDAFDSCCRGQLQVLAQPGPVDYERGADGTLRIARVSPPDPAVFGDRTEINLLPRPWLSDDTGSRRVGRLVIPSDEALHDWRAVGVFDPDRLTGFGELSKVPLETYEPPRAEGADDRSRAALGGRPLEPSGNPAGYLSAPPLVLTNLASVPKLLEGGNSPQRGAPISAIRVRVAGVDGYNEAAAERVRLIAEQINRATGLDVDITLGSSPAPQTVTLPAGEFGRPELRLTENWSALGVASTIVEAVDRKSAVLFLLVLVVCGLFLGNAVSAAVRDRRPELAVLACLGWPARRIAALILGEVALLGLVAGLLAIGLTGPLGAALGIDVDWRRALLAVPVALLLALVAGLTPALRAARAHPAAALRPPVATAGWVRRPRTLLSLALVNLVRTPGRTLLGAGALAIGVAALTVVAAVSYAFHGAIVGNLLGDTVALTVRGADALAAAATVLLGAAAVADVLYLNIRDRATELAALRATGWTDLELGRLIGYEGLLLGTLGALTGAALGMTGAAWLVGDLPGALILVAGLTAASGVLLTATAALAPATLLRRLPTARLLAEE; this is encoded by the coding sequence ATGTTCCGGATGGTGTGGGGACAACTTCGTGGCCGTGCTGGCAGGTCGGTGGCGCTGCTGGTCGGCGTACTGGTGGCGACCACCGGGTTCGTCGTCCTCACCGGGGCCACCACCACCTCCCGGCTGGAGGTGACCGGCGCCGTCGAGCGCGAGACCCGGTCCGCGTACGACATCCTCGTCCGCCCGACGGGGGCGCGTACCGCGCTGGAGGCCGAGCACCGGCTGGTCCGCCCGAACTACCTCTCCGGCATCTACGGCGGCATCACGCTGCAGCAGTACGAGCGGGTGCGGGCCGTCGCCGGGGTGGAGGTGGCCGCCCCGATCGCGATGCTCGGTCACTCGACCTCGCGCGTGCCGATGTCGGTCGACCTCACCGACGCCGTCGACCGCTCCCTGGACCGCCAGGTGATCCGGATCGACCGCACGTACGTCGCCGAGCGGGGCCTCTCCACCGCCCCGGGCAGGCCCGAGTACGTGTACGTCACCCGGTACCCGCTGATCTACCCGGTCATCGAGCCGGACACGATGGACTCGGCCCGGTACACCGACGGTCGCGTCCACTCCTGGTCCGACGAGTGCGGGGCGGTCCCCCGCGAGGTCCAGCCGGACGGGAGCAGCCGGCCGGTCTGCGACCCGCGGAGCGCCGTCGTCGTCGGCAACCCCGGCTGGTCGGAGCGAGAGATCTGGCGGGTGCTCACCGCTCGCCTGCTGCCCGACGGCCGTTTCGAGGTGACCCACCGCGCGCTCGGCGCGGCCGTCGGCGCCGTGGACCCCGGCCCCACCACGGTCAGCCGGCTGGCGCTGGAGGAAACGCTGACCGTGCCGTTCCTGATCGCCGCCGTGGACCCGGACGCCGAGCAGCGCCTGGTCGGCCTCGCCGACGCGGTGGTCGACGGCCGTCCGCTGAACGCGGCGGACACGCTCACCGACACCTCGATTCCGGGCTTCGTCCCCGACCGGAGCGTCCCGGCGCTGGTCCCGAGCCGGCCCTTCCTGGACGGCGCGGTGCGCACCCGCCTCACCCGGCTGCCGACGGCCCGCCCGGCGGGGCTGCCGCCCACGGTGCTGGACGGGGCGTTGCGGCGGGCCGAGGGGACCCCGGCCGGCAGCGCCGAGATCGACCTCGCGGAGAGCTACCGGGGCATGCTCGCCGCCGGCCTCGGTGACGACGCCTTCGACAGCTGCTGCCGCGGCCAACTCCAGGTGCTCGCCCAGCCGGGCCCGGTGGACTACGAGCGCGGGGCGGACGGCACCCTGCGCATCGCCCGCGTGTCACCGCCCGACCCGGCGGTCTTCGGCGACCGGACGGAGATCAACCTGCTGCCCCGGCCCTGGCTCAGCGACGACACCGGTTCGCGCCGGGTGGGCCGGCTGGTCATCCCCAGCGACGAGGCCCTGCACGACTGGCGGGCGGTGGGCGTGTTCGATCCTGACCGGCTGACCGGCTTCGGCGAGCTCAGCAAGGTGCCGCTGGAGACGTACGAGCCGCCGCGCGCCGAGGGGGCGGACGACCGCAGCCGCGCCGCACTGGGCGGCCGACCGCTGGAGCCGAGCGGCAACCCGGCCGGCTACCTCTCCGCGCCGCCGCTGGTGCTCACCAACCTCGCCAGCGTGCCGAAGCTGCTGGAGGGCGGCAACAGCCCGCAGCGCGGCGCGCCGATCAGCGCGATCCGGGTCCGGGTCGCCGGTGTGGACGGCTACAACGAGGCCGCCGCCGAGCGGGTCCGGCTGATCGCCGAGCAGATCAACCGGGCGACCGGCCTGGACGTCGACATCACCCTCGGCTCCTCCCCGGCCCCGCAGACCGTCACGCTGCCCGCGGGCGAGTTCGGGCGACCCGAGCTGCGGCTGACCGAGAACTGGTCGGCGCTCGGGGTGGCGTCCACCATCGTCGAGGCGGTCGACCGCAAGAGCGCCGTGCTCTTCCTGCTCGTGCTGGTGGTCTGCGGGCTCTTCCTCGGCAACGCGGTCTCCGCCGCCGTCCGAGACCGCCGCCCCGAGCTGGCCGTGCTGGCCTGCCTCGGCTGGCCGGCCCGGCGCATCGCCGCGCTGATCCTCGGCGAGGTCGCGCTGCTGGGCCTGGTGGCCGGGCTGCTCGCCATCGGGCTCACCGGGCCGCTCGGCGCCGCGCTCGGCATCGACGTCGACTGGCGGCGGGCGCTGCTCGCCGTACCGGTGGCCCTGCTGCTCGCGCTGGTCGCCGGCCTGACGCCGGCCCTGCGGGCCGCACGCGCCCACCCCGCCGCCGCCCTGCGCCCACCGGTCGCCACCGCCGGCTGGGTACGCCGACCCCGCACCCTGCTGAGCCTGGCCCTGGTCAACCTGGTGCGCACCCCCGGGCGCACCCTGCTCGGCGCCGGCGCCCTGGCCATCGGCGTGGCGGCACTCACCGTCGTGGCCGCCGTCAGCTACGCCTTTCACGGCGCGATCGTCGGCAACCTCCTCGGCGACACCGTCGCACTCACCGTGCGCGGCGCCGACGCCCTCGCCGCCGCCGCGACCGTGCTACTCGGCGCCGCCGCCGTCGCCGACGTGCTCTACCTCAACATCCGCGACCGGGCGACCGAACTGGCCGCCCTGCGCGCCACCGGCTGGACCGACCTCGAACTCGGCCGGCTCATCGGCTACGAAGGACTACTCCTCGGCACACTCGGCGCACTCACCGGCGCGGCACTCGGCATGACCGGCGCGGCCTGGCTCGTCGGCGACCTCCCCGGCGCACTGATCCTGGTCGCCGGGCTCACCGCGGCGAGCGGCGTACTGCTCACCGCCACCGCGGCGCTGGCACCCGCCACGCTGCTACGCCGCCTACCCACGGCACGACTACTGGCGGAAGAGTGA
- a CDS encoding threonine aldolase family protein: MTDAYAQRVRRLTALRGCDTVLSGVRPDSVAEQLATLSAMATDDALPDYYAEGGAVAELERRVAELLGTEAVAFFPSGTMAQQVAMRYGAELTGRTTVGLHPLSHPVLHERDAYAVLGGLRAISTTDAPRNPTAEEVAAVDEPIGTLLLELPLRDVGFVLPSWDELVAVVDAARAGGARVHLDGARLWESTTHLGHSLAEIAGLADSTYVSFYKSLGGHSGAALAGSAELVAYARAWRHRHGGTLFQQWPVALAALAGLTHELPRLAGYVAHARTVATALAGLPGARVFPAPPHTHQFRLWLPHPADALNDANLALAEQEKVWFVGGWRDTEVPGVATAEVTVAGPAAELDAGQVAALGERFLRRLPVD; the protein is encoded by the coding sequence ATGACCGACGCGTACGCCCAACGGGTCCGCCGGCTGACCGCGCTGCGCGGCTGCGACACCGTGCTCTCCGGCGTACGGCCGGACTCGGTCGCCGAGCAGCTCGCCACGCTGAGCGCGATGGCCACCGACGACGCGCTGCCCGATTACTACGCCGAGGGCGGCGCGGTCGCGGAGCTGGAGCGCCGGGTCGCCGAGCTGCTCGGCACGGAGGCCGTCGCGTTCTTCCCGAGCGGCACCATGGCGCAGCAGGTCGCGATGCGGTACGGCGCGGAGCTGACCGGCCGGACAACGGTCGGGCTGCACCCGCTGAGTCACCCAGTACTGCACGAGCGGGACGCGTACGCGGTGCTCGGCGGCCTGCGCGCGATCTCCACCACCGACGCCCCGCGCAACCCCACGGCGGAGGAGGTGGCGGCGGTGGACGAGCCGATCGGCACGCTGCTGCTGGAGTTGCCGCTGCGCGACGTCGGCTTCGTCCTGCCGAGCTGGGACGAGCTGGTCGCGGTGGTCGACGCGGCCCGGGCCGGGGGCGCCCGGGTGCACCTGGACGGCGCCCGGCTCTGGGAGTCCACCACCCACCTCGGGCACTCGCTGGCCGAAATCGCCGGGCTCGCCGACAGCACCTACGTCTCGTTCTACAAGTCGCTCGGCGGGCACTCCGGCGCCGCCCTGGCCGGCTCCGCCGAGCTGGTCGCGTACGCCCGGGCCTGGCGGCACCGACACGGCGGCACGCTGTTCCAGCAGTGGCCGGTGGCGCTGGCCGCGCTCGCCGGCCTGACCCACGAGCTGCCCCGGCTGGCCGGTTACGTGGCGCACGCCCGCACGGTGGCCACGGCCCTGGCCGGCCTGCCCGGCGCGCGGGTGTTCCCGGCGCCCCCGCACACCCACCAGTTCCGGCTCTGGCTGCCGCATCCGGCGGACGCCCTGAACGACGCCAACCTCGCCCTCGCCGAGCAGGAGAAGGTCTGGTTCGTGGGCGGCTGGCGGGACACCGAGGTGCCCGGCGTGGCCACGGCCGAGGTGACCGTCGCCGGCCCGGCGGCGGAGCTGGACGCGGGCCAGGTGGCCGCGCTGGGCGAGCGTTTCCTGCGCCGGCTGCCGGTGGACTGA
- a CDS encoding pyridoxal phosphate-dependent aminotransferase: MTTTPAQVDPLVARMRPFGTTIFAEMSALAVRTGAVNLGQGFPDTDGPPEMLAAAAEALRAGQNQYPPGPGVPDLRAAVAAHQRRFWGLEYDPDGEIVVTAGATEAIAASILALCEPGDEVVCFEPYYDSYAASIALAGAVRRPVTLRPGPDGRYAFDPAALRAAFGPRTRLVLLNSPHNPTGKVFTPAELALVAELCQEHGAYAVTDEVYEHLVFTDANAPHVPLATLPWMRERTLRISSAGKTFSCTGWKVGWVSGPAALVSAVLRVKQFLTFVNAAPLQPAVAVALTLPDDYFADFRAGLQARRDQLVGGLTDAGFEVLAPEGTYFVTADVTALGGRDGVEFCRSLPERCGVVGVPTQVFYDDPEAGRRLVRFAFCKRPEVLTEAVTRLRRLAATR, encoded by the coding sequence GTGACGACCACCCCCGCCCAGGTCGACCCGCTGGTGGCGCGGATGCGCCCGTTCGGGACGACCATCTTCGCCGAGATGTCCGCCCTGGCCGTGCGCACCGGCGCGGTCAACCTCGGCCAGGGCTTCCCGGACACCGACGGCCCGCCGGAGATGCTGGCCGCCGCGGCCGAGGCGCTGCGCGCCGGGCAGAACCAGTATCCGCCCGGTCCGGGCGTCCCGGACCTGCGTGCCGCGGTGGCCGCGCACCAGCGGCGGTTCTGGGGGCTGGAGTACGACCCGGACGGCGAGATCGTGGTGACCGCGGGCGCCACCGAGGCGATCGCGGCGAGCATCCTGGCGCTCTGCGAGCCGGGCGACGAGGTGGTCTGCTTCGAGCCCTACTACGACTCGTACGCCGCCTCGATCGCGCTGGCCGGCGCGGTCCGGCGCCCGGTCACGCTGCGTCCCGGCCCCGACGGCCGGTACGCCTTCGACCCGGCCGCCCTGCGCGCGGCGTTCGGCCCGCGTACTCGGCTGGTGCTGCTGAACTCGCCGCACAACCCGACCGGCAAGGTCTTCACCCCCGCCGAGCTGGCCCTGGTCGCGGAACTGTGCCAGGAACACGGCGCGTACGCGGTGACCGACGAGGTCTACGAGCACCTGGTCTTCACCGACGCGAACGCCCCGCACGTGCCGCTGGCCACCCTGCCCTGGATGCGCGAGCGGACGCTGCGCATCTCCTCGGCGGGCAAGACGTTCTCCTGCACCGGCTGGAAGGTGGGCTGGGTCAGCGGTCCGGCCGCGCTGGTCTCCGCGGTGCTGCGGGTGAAGCAGTTCCTCACCTTCGTCAACGCCGCACCGCTGCAACCGGCGGTCGCGGTGGCGCTGACCCTGCCCGACGACTACTTCGCCGACTTCCGGGCCGGCCTGCAGGCCCGCCGGGACCAACTGGTCGGCGGGCTGACCGACGCCGGGTTCGAGGTGCTCGCGCCGGAGGGCACGTACTTCGTCACCGCCGACGTCACCGCCCTGGGCGGGCGGGACGGGGTGGAGTTCTGCCGGTCGCTGCCCGAGCGGTGCGGCGTGGTGGGCGTACCGACCCAGGTCTTCTACGACGACCCGGAGGCGGGCCGGCGCCTGGTCCGGTTCGCCTTCTGCAAGCGCCCGGAGGTGCTCACCGAGGCGGTCACCCGGCTGCGCCGGCTGGCGGCGACGCGATGA
- a CDS encoding MmpS family transport accessory protein produces MSEAPPPPDPTPSTGPAAPDPAPSTGPAAPDAAVSGPPAAPGPDTPPPWTPPDPTPPPQPWAAPGPWTPPGTPGPAGAPPGFPPPAGAPGPAWYPPGHLPPGYPPPYVPPAPARSGNRSTVVGVIVAVTTVLAFGLCACLGVAGLIYSADTPYPDDPYAQETYDPYYDYDEPEAWPTQTRPTVRPALTPSDGPGDVTVVYEVTGRGPADLEYYDANGDFIQVEQVTLPWRRSLRMHDAGRVMVLANHDHRAPISCRITVDGRTVVTDERLYWVNCTG; encoded by the coding sequence ATGTCCGAGGCCCCGCCGCCCCCAGACCCCACCCCGTCCACCGGACCGGCCGCACCCGACCCCGCGCCGTCCACCGGACCGGCCGCACCCGACGCCGCCGTGTCCGGCCCGCCGGCGGCACCCGGCCCGGACACGCCGCCGCCGTGGACCCCGCCGGACCCGACGCCGCCGCCCCAGCCCTGGGCGGCGCCCGGCCCGTGGACGCCACCCGGCACGCCGGGCCCGGCCGGCGCCCCGCCGGGCTTCCCGCCGCCGGCCGGCGCCCCGGGGCCGGCCTGGTACCCGCCGGGCCACCTGCCGCCCGGCTACCCGCCGCCGTACGTGCCGCCGGCCCCGGCCCGCTCGGGCAACCGGTCGACGGTGGTCGGCGTCATCGTCGCCGTGACCACCGTCCTCGCGTTCGGGCTCTGCGCCTGCCTCGGCGTCGCCGGCCTCATCTACAGCGCCGACACCCCCTACCCGGACGACCCGTACGCCCAGGAGACCTACGACCCGTACTACGACTACGACGAGCCGGAGGCCTGGCCGACCCAGACGCGCCCGACGGTACGGCCGGCGCTGACCCCGTCCGACGGGCCGGGCGACGTCACCGTGGTGTACGAGGTGACCGGGCGCGGCCCCGCGGACCTGGAGTACTACGACGCCAACGGCGACTTCATCCAGGTCGAGCAGGTCACGCTGCCGTGGCGGCGGAGCCTGCGGATGCACGACGCCGGCCGGGTGATGGTCCTGGCGAACCACGACCATCGGGCTCCGATCAGCTGCCGGATCACCGTCGACGGGCGCACCGTCGTGACGGACGAGCGGCTGTACTGGGTGAACTGCACCGGCTGA
- a CDS encoding MmpS family transport accessory protein has protein sequence MSETTPPTDPPTRPPAAEPRPWAPLDPRPDPGHAAQPDPWIPATPLYTDPPAPRPTAAEAGGGGSAGRRRSRRGPLAAVLAGVLVLAAGLGFGGYELLRPDDRPQIESTTGELGTEAGDVPPPGVSASPSPSASPAATPSQGPGRIRVVYEVTGRGAADILYHDANGAPIWLDAVRLPWRTSVRTDRLDLVMVQASKPDDASWSVSCSVTVDGSPAATETAGRGAWRASCFGAA, from the coding sequence GTGTCCGAGACGACCCCGCCCACCGATCCGCCGACCCGGCCCCCGGCGGCCGAGCCGCGCCCCTGGGCGCCGCTCGACCCGCGGCCCGACCCGGGACACGCGGCACAGCCGGACCCGTGGATCCCCGCCACCCCGCTGTACACCGATCCGCCGGCACCGCGGCCCACTGCCGCCGAGGCCGGTGGCGGCGGTTCCGCGGGCCGCCGCCGGTCCCGGCGCGGGCCGCTGGCCGCCGTGCTCGCCGGCGTGCTCGTCCTCGCCGCCGGGCTGGGGTTCGGTGGCTACGAGCTGCTCCGCCCCGACGACCGGCCGCAAATCGAGTCGACGACCGGCGAGTTGGGCACCGAGGCCGGCGACGTGCCGCCGCCGGGCGTCTCCGCGTCACCGAGCCCCTCGGCCAGCCCGGCGGCCACCCCGTCGCAGGGACCGGGTCGGATCCGGGTGGTCTACGAGGTGACCGGGCGGGGCGCGGCCGACATCCTCTACCACGACGCCAACGGCGCGCCGATCTGGCTGGACGCGGTGCGGCTGCCGTGGCGCACCAGCGTCCGTACCGACCGGCTCGACCTGGTGATGGTGCAGGCCAGCAAACCCGACGACGCGAGCTGGTCGGTCTCCTGTTCGGTCACCGTGGACGGCAGCCCGGCGGCGACCGAGACGGCCGGCCGCGGCGCGTGGCGGGCCAGCTGCTTCGGCGCGGCGTGA